The genomic region aaatgtcaatagATCAATGTGAAATGTCATCTATCTTGGGAAACCGAGTATCTTAAGATAGAATGTGAATAAGGAATGTTTTCCAAACAGGAGAAATGCATCCAAGATGGCATCTAAGAATGGTATGTGAGTAGAGTAACAGACTGCACTGCGACCAATGCAATCCAGACGTCAACTCCCGGCATGCTGTGCTGGTTTGATGAACGTCCAACAACAAATGGGAGAAACATTTGGCCATTTATCTCCTCCACAACCTTTCTTAACTGAGCCTATCTGATGAATAGAACACCACCCAGGTCTGTTTTGGTCATATGTATCTCTATGTGTGTAGAGGGTTTACAGtatttaatagaaaatacaCATTAGATGAATTAGATTGgctttaatgtacatttcccacCCTACAGTGCCATTCCTTTGGCAAAAACAGAGGAGAGgcaatgtttttcttcaaatgttatGAACTTCTTTTCTGGCTGTCTCACAACCTTTATGTCATATTTTCCAAAGCTTTATTGACGAGTCGAGAGGTACAGACCGGCATCTGGGTTAAATGGCTGCCAGagatcattttcacatttttccaaGCATAGCTTATCCAactctttaaatgtttccacAAACAGCCTCCCCAACTGAACCTGAATTTCTGCTTGCGCGCCATTCGAGGTGATTGTTTGGAGGACAGATACTAGAAGAAGAAGTGTATCTCATCAAGAAGTGGTTGACTGTAAAGGTGATAAACATTGTAAAAGGTGAGCGTATTATTTAGGGCATCATTCTTGTTTCGTGTAATATTTATGTTCTTTGTTGCACGTTGGTTAGTTAACAGCAGTTTTTGGGTTGTTGTTCGCTCAGAAATCCATACCGTTGACACATTCAATTTATGAGACGACCTGACTTTAGTTGaagcctcccctcctccctctctgtctctccatctaCCCCTCGctgtctctcctccccctccctccttctttccctctgtgtttttctccagAGACCTCCAGCTTTTGAACACCACACTGTCTTACCTACTGGCCTTCCACCCTACGCACACAAAGATAGAGAACCACAGGTAAGCTTGCATGTTGATGCATGGATTCAAGATTTCCTGTTTGATTGTTtctctgtatttctgttttatggATGGGATTATCAGCTGTCACTGTCAGGCTTTTGGGTAGTGGCTAGTGCTGAAACAGAGAAGGCAAGAATACCAGTGCatggaacaaaaaaatatacaagttgaaagtttgatcattttcataatgttttagaaaaaaggTGTATTTAACTAAATGCATGTTTATACAGATCTGCAGCGGCGATTCAAACTGTTTTCTGTGACTTTGGGAAAGGATCTGTTCTGCACTTGGATCCAGTTTCTGCATTTTTTCATGTGTCTGGATCCAATCAAACCTGTTCTGCATTGTCTGCAGTCTTGATGTTGTACAGTCATGATCCTAAACTAGTTATATTTCTGATTTAAGTTGttcattctgtttgttttctttgttgtttataACATGAAAGGATTAACATCCCTGTATTTAGTGTTTCATACATACAACATGTGTTTAACACGACTACATTGATGTACATTTATCTTTATCATGTACTGCTCAAACATCTGTCTTGCATTATTGCTCAATACGTTGTTTATGTAGAACTGTACCAAGTTGATAGATGAAGTGCTGCAGATGAAGTAATGCAGTTAGGTTGAAGCTGCAGCTGTAATGATGTGGCTCGACACAGATAATTGACTCAAGAAATGTTGCCCTCATTAGACTCTTTTTtgttatagttttattttatccTTCACTTTTATTTGATCATTGATACATACCACTTTGCCTCCAGAATTTTAACTATGAAGCTTTTACAACACAAATCCAttaattagggttagggttcaatGCTGTTATAATTTGACATTTGTTGCTCTTGACCCTTCTGACCATTCTAACATATCTCCTGCTTTCCATTTCCTTCTGTCTGTTGGATCCCCAGAATGTTACCTCTTCGTCTACCCCTGTTGTTCATATTGGTCAGTGTGGCCCTGTGCCAGTTTGATGATTACGACTACCAGCCTGTTTCCATGCTTGGGCCCTCAGGGCCTAACTGTCATCAAGAATGCGACTGCCCATTCAACTTCCCCACCGCAATGTATTGTGACAGCCGCAAGCTCAAGTTTTTTCCAGTTGTCCCAACAGGAATCAAGTACCTGTACCTTCAGAACAACCTCATAGAAGAGATCAAGCGAGGAGTGTTCGATAATGTTACCGATACCCTTCGCTGGCTGGTACTTGACAACAATCAGATTACAAATGCTAAAATAGAAAAGGCACAATCGACAAACTCAGTGCTCTGGAGAAGTTATTCTTCAGCAACAACAACCTGACAGAGCCAGTCATCCCTCCCTCAAAATCCCTTGACGAGCTGAAGATTATGCACAACCAGTTGTCCAAATTCCCTTCTGGACTGTTGACTGACAAGGAGAACTTGACCTCCGTCAATCTTCAGTACAATCAGCTAACCTCTGATGCCATCGGGGGGGCATTTAAAGGGCcaaagaaaatgctgtccctGGATGTGAGCCATAACAAGCTGAAGAAACTGCCGGCTGGAGTCCCCGGTTCACTGGAAATCCTCTACGCAGACTACAACGAAATTGACAGTGTTGGAGCGGGGTACCTGGGCAAAGTTCCCTTGCTGCAGTCCCTGAGGATCTCGCACAACAAACTGGTGGACTCAGGAATCCCTGCAGGAGTGTTCAACGTGACTTCACTGGTGGAGCTGGATCTGTCGTTCAACCAATTGAAGTCCATCCCTGAGATCAACGAGAATCTGGAGCAACTCTACCTCCAGGCCAACGAGATTGAGAGTAAGTGGAAACCTTTACTGTTGTTTGACTATTTTCCTAAAGGTGCCTTGTGGACCTCATTTCATGTTATGTCTACATTTAGTATGCCTCACAAAAACTTTACTATCtggaatattttaaattgtgaattGATTACAACCATATATTCTATGATTCTTTGGGCGTTATTGCCCAAGAGTGCCTTTAAAGCCTCGTATAAGAGGTTTTGAAGGTATATAATAACtttcaagtaaaacatttttctgcCAACATCCACAACCttctctccatttttttttttgcagagttTGACCTGACAAGTTTTTGCAAGTATGTTTCGAGCACAAGCTTTTCCCACCTGAAGCATCTGCGTCTGGACGCTAACATTGTCACTCAAAGCAGCATGCCCCCTGAGTCCTCCAACTGCCTGCGCATAGCTTCCGATGTCATATTTGAATAAGGACCTCCCTCAAATCGATGCACTTTCCATGACCCCCTTCTCCACTACGGTGACACAGATCAGCCCAAAGGCTTCTGGATTAAAGTTATGTAATATCGGTAATGTCATCTTCATCATATGAATTCATATCTTGAATTATTCAAGAGCTGGGCAAATTTGAGATACAGTAGATGGCAATACAAGCGATCAACAATTTTGCAACATATCTCACcaaacatgcaataaaatgtttggaTTCATAAAGCATCATACAAGCATTTTGGATATTTGGCTCAAGGTATGTTAGTGTTCAAATCAACATTAAAGGTATAAAACAGAGGgggaaaatgtatatatatatagaaattAGAGGATTGAAagttttatgaataaaaatgtattcattgactttgataataaacacacacttcacacattCCAAACTTAAATTTGGTGATATTGAATACAGACACAATGGAGAAATCAATGGCTCCAATGTCTCATTTCAGTCGTCAATCGTGATTTTGTTGTCTGTCTTGTATGTTCCAATGATAAGCATATATAATACATTGTGGGTACAATAATGAATCCATTGCTGTGCAAAGGACCAGTAAATAAAGGACTGCGTTCTCAGATTCAAATGTATAATGCCAGATGTaagaaattatgaataaatgCAAAGAGCCGTCACATAGTagtcacatttgaaaacaactTTCATAGATCAAATTGGTTTTAAGAAAAATACCATTAGTCGTGTCTGCTTTCTTCATAAATGGTGTATTTGCAGAAATACCATGTTTTCCGAATGATTGACTTCTTTGagctataaaacaaaaacaaatagataATTATACCAAACCAAGAAACATCCTAAATGCCACATtaaggtaaatagtgtacttaGTCTTAAAGAGAAGAATAAAGGAGACATGATTAAAAGACGTTGGTACTAACCTTGAAACTACTTACTCAGTTCAATCTTGAGATGATAATGTAGGAGGTTTTCTGGAAATCACGAGTCAAATGTTTCTTAACGTTACTTAATTTCTAGCTGTCTATTTTCATGTGCATTGCTGATTTGTATACATTTGCATTACCTGCATGCAACCAATGGTACCATTCTTTTATAATAAACTACAGCTTTTGCAGTTAAGGCACTCTCATTGTTACGTTGTTGTTCACCATGTTTTAAAACTGCTTCCTACCAATACAACGTCCACTTGGCAGCAGTTTCATGTGGGTTGATGTTAtaacaataatgtttttttttaagtgatttcTTTTGTGGCCTTTGACTTGGTAACCGCTCTTGGATTTGCTGTGAGGAAACCAAACAGAGTTCAATAAACTATGTTTCCAACATATTTGTATAGTGAATTAATTTTGAACATGTATGGAAACAAATTTGTGAAGCCATCTTATTTGACTCAGCATAAACATAATCAACCTTAAGGATTGCCCTGTACATTGAATTTATTTGCTGATCTAAATTTACTCAAACTATGCTTTTAACaatagtaaatgtgttttgaattacGGTGTATTCATTGTTGGGAAAGCAAACATATCTTTATAAATCCAGAATTAGCAACTAATGAAGATACTTGTAGGTGTGACCAGATTGTAAAATTAgggtttatgttttatttaaagttgtatgAATTGGTATCCTCTGCATTAATGTCACTGACCACACGGTGAATTTGCTCTTCCCAAaccttaaataataataatgttattgcTCTTCAATGggtacaaatgtattattagtacaaatgataaaaaacaatctcttaaaggtcccctgttatgcaaaatgcactttttgatgtcttttatatataaatatgtgtcccctgtgtgtaaggagactcacaaagagtcagaaaatacaaccctatctcttttcctccttacccacatctctaaaagcgggggtacaaacgagctgatccagatgacgtcataaccgaaacgtgggctggctttacattgaactgctggcaacgtcccgcccacatgaCACTTCCCAaactatcgtcccccatatacattcggagagctgaatcccctccgcagcacctttgtgtgtctgtgtgttcagcaggatgtctgcaggagggacttagagttgttgtatataaaatacatgtaatgtcactgttctagtggtaaacactgagaagtgtaataatgcttgatgtggtttgcaacataatatggggtttaatcacggcagtttttagctgagtatcttctcccggtACAAAACTTTcgcagaggagagagagctgcatgacgctccaaaggggcgtggccagcttcagctcagctcaaatttaaagcgacagtcacagaatcagcactcaggaacagggctgacatagaggggtatgaggcatgctacaatgggtgatctgtttggtattttgagcaaaacacttcacagacaagttttgtatagatatatattatatattgttcaaatatagcataataggagacctgtAAAGTCTGCTTTTAGGAACAAGCTGAAGCCAAGTGAAAGTAgccaacaaacaaaacaccatTCAACatacagatttattttgttcacAGAGTTAATGGACTGTATGTAATGTCCATTACCACTAGGAATTATTATTTTGGCTTGACTTCTTAAtcggtgtgtgtttttttgcagctACCATCTTCCTTTCTGGCCTTAATCTTTGAGATGAAGTCACAACATTTCCTGGgattaacaaaagaaaaagggtttttaaatggatggaatatttatttattctctttaaGGCCTGTTGGTTTTTTCAGGTATACAGTTTACATTCAAGGCCCAAATGTTTTCAAGTAATCATACCTTGTGGTCTTTTTCTGTAGCACAGTTAGCCAATATTATACTTTGTGTCACTCAAGGCATTCATTTACAGTAGTTACATAGAGAACCTATGATCTGACCCCCATTTCAAAGCTGAAGTacgaaacaaaaaaacagctggTCCTGGAGGGATGCAGGGGTTGCAGGGTTTAGCACATAACCGCAGCTATAAGCAATGTTATTTCAATGAAATTCAGCTTAAATTATTCTTTGGCACaaataaattgttatttttaggaGTACCTTAACAAACGTGTTGGTCTTTATTGCGAATGTTTATAACTTCATCAAGTTGTCAACTCTTGCTGTGGATTGTTACTTTGAGATGTAGCTTCGGCTTAAGACATGTGGCATTGTATTACTTTGTAGAAATGGCTACTAAACTGGAGCACATTTTTTATCGGAAAAAGATTCTGGAATATGTCAAAGCCTAAAATGTCTGCTATTCATTATTAGTTCATGCCTTTTAAACAGTATCAGTGTCCAAAAAGTCTGGGAGCAACTGCAGACTATTCTCTGAGTTTTGCACTTTTGGAATCACaagatttaaataatgtatgtttttatttccctccaCAGTATTGAATGACAAGTCGTTAAATTGACTGATTCATAGTCAATGTCTaagggtgttttgttttttttacatatctTTTATAAGTTTGAATTGTGCCTTCCCAAACTGAGCACAAACTGTAACAATTACAACTAATTGATGTTGATGTGTACCACATGTGCTGACACCACTAGTTTCTTCTAAAAGTCTTAGTCAAGAGTTCCTGACTAGAGCAGACACTTACTTAAAATGGTTGCTTGATTAAATTCCTGGCATTTATACAAATTATGGAAACGGCTTCCAGATGTCCCATTGGATTTAGGCCACTGTTAGGTGTTTGTAATTAGATCCAGCTGTAGAGTTGagtttaattttattttgacCCGCTTATGTAAATGAGTGAAGTCGTCTGTCTTCGAGGTGCCGATGGGTAATTTAAATACCCAACACTTCCCTATGCCATTTAATACAACTTGGGAGGTAACACCATTATTGGTCTACTCACAACCACTACCAACATGctacatgtttgttttagcaGCTTTCACATTTCCCCTATTTTAATATGGTCATTTGTACCGATACCTAATCTAGGAcaatttcctcctcttcctcctgggTTACCCTTATGTAAATCATGAGTGCAGCTCCTGCTGCCTGTGTCTAGACAATAAAGTCCTTTTATAAAACCTTAAACCTTACATCCTCGTGCTTGACGGTAAGTGAAAGTATAATCAGCTGTTACAGGCTGGCAGCCAAATTCTTAAGACCCGTCCTTTAGTCCAGACCATCTCCACCTGTTCTATCTCTTTatgactgttgttattattattccttGTCTCTAACTTATCTATAGAGTTTGTTACTTAACTCACACATTTCAGCATTGCTGTTGGTTATCTCAATATCTCTTGTACATTCTATTTTTCATCCTTTTCCCTTAAAGTGTAGACATGGGTCCCTTATGtgtcatattttacttttatgcAGAAAGACAGAATATAAGGACGGGTGCCAGAAGGAAAGCAAAAGATTGAAgcaaccctaaccccaaccctcaCACTTGGATGGTCAATGAGTGCTACATAAATGGAAGCAGCTAGAAACTCCAAACTTGGTACACACAAGCAGGGGGggtacacattcacacacaccaaatgtGGTGATTGTTCCACTTACCATTCACCTGATATATGAGGATCATACCTTTTTTGTTAAAATGGGTTTCAATGACAGCTACATGAAAGGAAAAAGCTAGAGGCACCAAACTGGGGACAcatgagaggaaggaggagactATCAGAGATGCCAAATTTCATGACTCTTGCACTCACCGTTTGGGAGGGTTTTCTTTTTAGGTTACAACCCCTATtccaaaccctaaccctatccCATAAGGAACGGAATTATCAAAATGGGTTAAAATCAATAGCTATTGACGGCACCACTTTTACCGAAATTACATTTGTCAATGATATTTTATGGATGAGCAAATATAAAACGAATAAAgtatcattttcaaataaattctcTTCAAAATAAGTGCTTAACTTTTATAGTGATCCGGGGCTCCTGCTCTACCAGTGTTGTATTGTGGAGCTGTTCCTGGTATTGTCCAGGTGTTAGAATTCTGTAATGTGACAGTTAGTGATATATTATCCGTTATAGGCCTGATGCGGGAAATCTACAAAAAGAAgacatgtatttgaaaaaaataaaaataatacatttgtaaaaagtcTGGTGCAAATGTTGAATGAAAACCCCTCCAAGCTCACCTGTAACTTCACCAGACAGCCTACAAAACACATCCAATGACCTGTGAGCTGAAATGAGCCATAAAATGGTCTTGCACCCATCCCCCTGCAAGTACGCCTTCCTTGTAGACCAAATGGTTAAGTTGGGTGGAGTGACAGCAGTTTCACACTTAACGCCACACTGATGActtcacattttacaaaaaacaagttGACCAAACAAAAAGAGGCGGAAAAAACTGCTGATCTGGCAGAAAAGTAGGCAACACAATTGCTGAAAGGACATCCCAACTCTCAGACAATTGTCCTCCCACAAACAACACATGCTCCATCCTCTTGGTTCAGCTGGTGTTCAAGGTGCAGTCTCTGGGGAATTAGACTAATAACAATACACGTTTAACAGGGGACACTCATCAAAGTtcattgggaaaaaaacaagaaccaaACAGCACCTGACTGAAAGCAGACGTCTCACACTTGTTTGGGTAGCAGGTAAAGTCTTATCTTTCTTTAGTAATACATCTGTTTGAGAGAGGAGTACAGGCTTGGGCAGTGCcgttttcagatgttttttatcTGATTTATCTTCACCTTTTGATGTGCTGCACCTTACTAGCATCTGTTCCAGTACTTgcagtttaaaagtaaaagggGTGAAGGAAccttgcaaataaaaaaaggcattgaaagtgtttatgtgcatgttaGATACATCAAGATCAAGATAGATTGACAGACACAACTGTATCAATTAATTTGCTATGGCTTTTCAAGTTTATAAATAACACATATCTTGAAAAGTCACTTTCACTGCCTAACCAGTTTTTTTCCACATCATTATTATCCATAACCACAGTTACTTCTCAGCTTTGTAGGCAGAAAGCCATGTAAACTCTTCCAAATGTTTCAAAGTCATGTGGATTTCAGTTGAGCCTTCAACTGAAACCGATCCTGCAAAACCTATGCCgttaataataattaacataTCTGGCTCAGACACAAAGCCCCTTGCAGGAAATGAGCATTATCCTATTCCTCTGCATGCGTTACTTCTCAGTCTCCAAGGCAGATTGTACCTAAGATGTGTTcatattaatatatatgtatttaatctGTGTTATGTAATGACAATTTTCAATGATTGGGATGTTCAATTTGAAATCTTCACACACAttattaagattattttgttgtaaaacTGGAACACGTGTTGGTTAGCCATTGTAAAATACAGTTGTGTCTCCCTTTGGTCTAATTATTGGCTAATTCATGATTGCACTCAAACACTTTATTAAGGCTGCTGGTTGGCTATGGTATTAGAGTGGCTGAGTCATTAGTAACAAAGGTTACAATCAGGATTCCTGTTGCTTTCAGACTGAGTTTCTTGCTAATTAACTGTAACTGTCAGTTTCTTCTGCTGCCTGTCTGCAAACTGCGATAACATAAGCTTCTTTCATTTTGATGCACTCAAAAagcaattaaatgtttttttctttcagttaaaGGATTATGCATATCTCTTGATAACTACACATGTGATTTAAAGATAAAGAAACGGAGAATGGCATGCCACGAGGGGAAGTTTACTGTGCTATATAGCCAAGCTCATTTGTACAGTAAAGTGTCCATTCATCTAAAtaggattttttctttgatgtaGAGTTTCTCTGTATGTGCTCGTTCTAGATGTGTAACTGATCAAAAAGGATTACAAACATGTTCGGAGGGCAATCGCCGTTCTCAGACGCTCCTTGGCAAACAGAGGAGGAGCTCTGATGAGATTGCATGGCTGATCATGGATAAGTGTTGCCCCTATCCTCACACAACTCAACTGGGATTATCCGACTACATTCAAGCCTCTGCCGTCATCACTTTGAATCAGCACGTTTTCATGCAAGCATGTTTAAAGGTCACCAATCCTGATGCTGGCTAGTTTCTACAAAAACAATTTGCCAGGTCAGTGTGCAGTAAAATCTCCCAAGATTAGGTCTGACCTCCATCCCATTATACCATCACCTGTCATGTCTGAAGACAATGTTCTTACAATGTAAACTAAGGTATTCATCAAAAAGTATGGGTAAAAAGTGGGTTTGTTACATTCAAATTATGATCAGTATTACACCATCCATCTGTTTGacataaaacctttaaaaatgtacaccAAATGTGACCCAAAATAAGGCTAAGGCTACAGTAAGGCTACAACCTTTCAGGTGAATGGTGGTGATTATGTGCTTAGAGTCTTGGTTGATAGTCTAAATGGCATCTTGCTGGCATTTGGAGACAATCATCTGTACACCACAATTATAATGAGCTCTATTTGTTGATTATTTGTTGACTGAATTCTCTGTTGACTGCAATCACAGTATGCCTTTGCAATTTGCATAGAGCAGATAAATGAATCCTGCACTTTGGACAGCTGCAGAACAAAATAAGGGCAAAAGATTGACAGAGGACAACAAAAAGAGGACGGGATGTGAAGCCAGCAAACAAAGTAACCTTAGGCTTGTATTAGCCTGTTTGTAAGTGGGCCAGGTCTCAAGTACTGGCTTAGCACATTATATACTAACATGGGATTATGACCTTTGATCCTGAGAGAACCTCATTGGCCAAGGGAAGCTTTGGTGTCATCATGAGTCACAGGTTGAATGAAAAAAGTGTGGTACAaatacagagaagagagaggtaCAGCCTCATCTTTTTGGACTACGCCCAATAACTTGCTGAGGAACAGCAACACAGGCAAGAGGGACTTTACAGAGTTTAAGGTAAGATGGGTTTCTGGAAAGCAATGGACATTGAAACATCTGGTTGACGTTGTTGGTAGATTAGTAGAAGTTTATCTTTCAACGAATGATTGTTTTTTACCTTCGTGGATGCTTGGATCATGCTTTTATTATTTGCGCCACATTTTGTATCCCAAAGCTGTGTCAAGAAGCTTTGACGGCTGTACATTGAGAGAACAAATCTTTCAAAGCAGGTGTGCCGACTTCATCTTTGAAGTGCACCCATCCTCAGAAAAGTGTGGCCTACCCCAAAATGAGTTCCAGACAAATGTTGAGTGCATCAAGAATTTAAACAAGCACCAGATGACAGCTGAGAGGAATCAAGAAGATGCCTAGAGATGGTTGCATAGAAGACAATAGAGAGCTGACTTCAGATTGTGTTCATTTCACCGCTCTTTTTGATTGTATTGCTTGAATGTATTGCACTTATTTTACCCCTGTCAATAGATTTAGCATCAATAGCATCGATGTATCGATGTATCAGCTGtacaaaacaaagcaagagGACTTCCAGATCCGTTGTAAACTTAGCCATGCGATTTGCAATGAACGCCTACTGAATAGTGTGCATCGTACAACTGACATGCAAAACGTGAGGTTCAAGATTGTCCTAATGCAATTAAAGTCGACCTGGTTCAGCATCCAGTCTTTAAGCTCAGTGTGTCATTGGCAGGCAAGGAAATGATCGGGGAAGAGCACGTTACCTAGCTCTCTTGGCACCAGCGAGGTCAATTTGACGATAATGACATTAGCGGTAGATCAGGTGAAATGTTGCTAATTTGGGCCAGAGTTTAACTAAGTTAAACTATGTTTCCAGATGTGCTAGCCATATAATATATAGCATTTAAAGTGactatatttaatatttctagAGTGAGAAGGTTTAATGAAGGATCACGAAACAGACATGTTCTCAAATGCAAACAAGTATGGGTCATCAGTTACAATGGGGTTATGGTGTCTTAAGATCTTATCTGATCCTCTTTACTTTGGATGTGAAGTGCTTTCAGATGTCTATTTAAAACCTGGGTAACACAAGgtagcacattttacaactgtctataatgttttctttctctctttttgcatcATAGATTTGGAGGAAAAATGGCACTTGTCTTGAGCTTTCTCTGCGCCTTGTGCCTGGTTGGGCAAGGTTTTGGCCAGGATATGCCTCATGAGGAATATATGGCCCAGATCCAAGCCTGCCCTAAGGAGTGTAGCTGTCCCCCCAACTTCCCTCGTGCTGTCTACTGTGACAATAAGGGCCTGAAGAGTATTCCAAAAATTCCTCCACACACATGGTATCTCTACCTGCAGAACAATTTAATCGAAGTGCTGTCGGCAGATGCCCTTCGTAACGCCACACAGCTGCGCTGGCTGAACCTGAACCGCAACAAAATCACTACTGAAGGAGTGGAAGAAGGTGTCTTAAGTACAAAGCCTCACCTGGCGCACCTCTACATGGATGACAACCTCTTGTCCTCGGTGCCATCTCCCCTTCCAGCCAGCCTGGAGTATCTACGTCTGTCCCGTAATCGCATCTCCAAGATCCCTCCTGGTGTCTTCATTGGTCTGGATAAACTTAACCTCTTGGACCTCCAGGCGAACAAGCTGATGGATGATGCTGTGACCGAAGTGAGCCTGAAAGGTCTAATCAACTTGGTACAGATCAACCTGGCCAAGAACCAGCTGAATAGCATGCCTATTGGCTTACCACCCACCACTACCCAGCTTTTCCTTGATGGCAACAACATTGAGAGATCCCAGCCGGCTACTTCAAAGGTTTACCAAAAGTGGCCTTTCTGAGgctcaacaacaacaagcttgGCAGCGGTGGAGTACCCAGAGATGTGTTTAATGTCTCCAGCATTTTAGATTTGCAGCTTTCCCACAACCAGCTGACTGAGGTTCCCCTCATTCCCGCTGGCCTTGAACACCTTCACCTCGATCACAACAACATCAAAAGTATGTTTGTGACGTTTACCAAAAGCACCTACTGCTTCCTGTTCTGATGCATTTGATGTGTAGATACATTGTGGGTTTCTTCTATGCGTTATTTGAATAGGATTGTGTATCAAACAGGTATCCTGTAATGCTTTTGGAAGTAATTTATTGCCTTTGTTTTTACAGGTGTTAGTGGTGCTAACATCTGTCCTGTCGCCGTTGAGACTGTGGAAGACTCCGCCAACGACAGTGTTCCCCGCCTGCGCTACCTCAGACTGGACGGAAATGATATTAAGCCACCAATTCCCAGAGATGTCATTCTTTGCTTTCGTCTCCTTAGGTCCATTGTCATCtaagatgaaaaaaaaatccaatcatCAGCTTGTTCTAGGCAAATTCAAATGTTCTCAAAAATGTTGATGATCCGTGAATCGGGCATGAGTAATATTTGCATGTTTGTAAGTTCCAATATTTAACAGTGGATAGAACAACCTAAGAAAGATTTTTCAGTTCCagataacattaaaaatgttcagtcaaatttgaactaaaaacaaagtacaatatttacaagGAACAAAAGATTTAAAAGCTATTGGCGCTTTGTTGACCACTACTT from Eleginops maclovinus isolate JMC-PN-2008 ecotype Puerto Natales chromosome 17, JC_Emac_rtc_rv5, whole genome shotgun sequence harbors:
- the lum gene encoding LOW QUALITY PROTEIN: lumican (The sequence of the model RefSeq protein was modified relative to this genomic sequence to represent the inferred CDS: inserted 1 base in 1 codon) — translated: MLPLRLPLLFILVSVALCQFDDYDYQPVSMLGPSGPNCHQECDCPFNFPTAMYCDSRKLKFFPVVPTGIKYLYLQNNLIEEIKRGVFDNVTDTLRWLVLDNNQITNAKIEXGTIDKLSALEKLFFSNNNLTEPVIPPSKSLDELKIMHNQLSKFPSGLLTDKENLTSVNLQYNQLTSDAIGGAFKGPKKMLSLDVSHNKLKKLPAGVPGSLEILYADYNEIDSVGAGYLGKVPLLQSLRISHNKLVDSGIPAGVFNVTSLVELDLSFNQLKSIPEINENLEQLYLQANEIEKFDLTSFCKYVSSTSFSHLKHLRLDANIVTQSSMPPESSNCLRIASDVIFE
- the kera gene encoding LOW QUALITY PROTEIN: keratocan (The sequence of the model RefSeq protein was modified relative to this genomic sequence to represent the inferred CDS: inserted 1 base in 1 codon), with the translated sequence MALVLSFLCALCLVGQGFGQDMPHEEYMAQIQACPKECSCPPNFPRAVYCDNKGLKSIPKIPPHTWYLYLQNNLIEVLSADALRNATQLRWLNLNRNKITTEGVEEGVLSTKPHLAHLYMDDNLLSSVPSPLPASLEYLRLSRNRISKIPPGVFIGLDKLNLLDLQANKLMDDAVTEVSLKGLINLVQINLAKNQLNSMPIGLPPTTTQLFLDGNNIEXIPAGYFKGLPKVAFLRLNNNKLGSGGVPRDVFNVSSILDLQLSHNQLTEVPLIPAGLEHLHLDHNNIKSVSGANICPVAVETVEDSANDSVPRLRYLRLDGNDIKPPIPRDVILCFRLLRSIVI